One window from the genome of Kaistella carnis encodes:
- the arfB gene encoding alternative ribosome rescue aminoacyl-tRNA hydrolase ArfB, producing the protein MKDFSKELTYKTSRSSGAGGQNVNKVETSVTVMWNVAESECFSIEAKEMISEKLKNRINAEGILQLTVSESRTQLQNKKIATEKILSLVQKSLFIPKSRKPTKPSRSKIEKRIKAKKELSQKKENRRFKGE; encoded by the coding sequence ATGAAGGATTTCTCCAAAGAATTAACGTACAAAACTTCCCGCAGCAGCGGTGCAGGCGGTCAGAACGTGAATAAGGTAGAAACTTCCGTGACCGTCATGTGGAATGTAGCAGAAAGTGAATGTTTTTCTATTGAAGCAAAAGAGATGATTTCTGAAAAACTGAAGAACAGAATTAACGCAGAAGGTATTTTACAACTTACCGTTTCTGAGAGTCGAACACAGCTTCAAAATAAAAAAATCGCAACCGAAAAAATTTTATCTCTGGTACAAAAATCTTTATTTATCCCAAAATCCCGAAAACCCACAAAACCTTCCCGCTCCAAGATTGAAAAGCGCATCAAAGCGAAGAAGGAACTTTCGCAGAAGAAAGAAAACCGTCGATTTAAAGGGGAATAA
- a CDS encoding SusC/RagA family TonB-linked outer membrane protein, whose amino-acid sequence MKKLTTSVLAVVLTSSFALVNAQNVQDTIKTQNIGEVIITGALGIKKTADATTSAQQVVGAKELNQAAAPNAIQSLTGKVSGLKITNTNSSVNPDYNIVLRSAKSVTGSNQALIVIDNSISTAAILGALPPEAIENVNVIKGLQGSALYGSQGVNGVIIVTTKRGTKSEKISFNLTSAVEISQVFKLPKVQTRYGKGVQDESYSDVDYGGTNYVPWENTSWGPAYNGILGGQTVPTGLPQPNGQYIYGQYAPVKDHFSKFFQNGVSYQNGLSINVGGSDSYAFVSMNRLDNGFVVAGDKLKQNNFLFKGGKKFDKLRVDGQFNYIGRLVNQTNGGLYDDLLQMPTTNDIRAYKNSGFTGYLTPYSVNPYWSIENERLNSSLEYLNGIISLQYDINKNINVTYTGNLSLSKTEQENHNNGYNKVITYDDPNVSIPTGVASYYYNRNYTDRRYYGDLLLNFDYDLNEDFNLKVNLGNNIQDRAYNARSVGGSGLIIPGWYSVNNISSLALPTDTAVKEDGGTMDNYNRRVKSYAFFGNLDLAFKDYLYLNGTYRYEQSSLFSTNINGQFNNKAYPYYSAGLSFIPTKAFDFGGDVLTYVKIAPSYSRVGNANLNPYSVNPTGNVAAGYPFNVPSYVLNTSVTNPNVKPEYFTSIELNAILGFFNDRITLEGSVYQSKTKDLIIASAPSNTSGLSSYVDNIGNAKTTGFDIDLGLTPIKTQNFTWNLHGYFSKSETILESLKSGASQVALLTYSSPSIGVAAVVGENLYSFVGSTYRKDPNGNIIVGANGVPLINSALSVLGNVNPDYTMGLTTSFKYKGLSLSAVMDYRKGGQFVSFTKGLLAFTGGLEQTADQERENGYVVPNSVQLVGGNYVTNSTAAYSADYSGVVTYWTGNNFRRTGENLIVDATFFKVREIALSYDLPKSVLQSTFVNGITVSMYARNPIAIYAKSNRNFADPESSNYSGNLSGIADTSQYPTTRTFGFKLNATF is encoded by the coding sequence ATGAAGAAATTAACAACAAGCGTTTTAGCAGTAGTTTTAACTTCGTCATTTGCTTTGGTAAATGCACAGAATGTTCAAGACACTATTAAAACGCAGAACATCGGTGAAGTAATAATTACTGGTGCTTTAGGTATTAAGAAAACTGCCGATGCTACCACGAGTGCACAACAAGTAGTTGGGGCAAAGGAGTTAAATCAAGCTGCTGCACCAAATGCAATACAATCGTTAACAGGTAAAGTATCTGGATTAAAAATTACGAATACTAACAGTTCAGTTAATCCAGATTACAACATTGTATTGAGAAGTGCAAAATCTGTAACCGGTAGTAATCAAGCATTAATTGTTATTGATAATTCAATTTCAACGGCAGCAATTTTAGGAGCCTTACCTCCTGAAGCTATTGAAAACGTGAACGTGATTAAAGGTTTACAAGGGTCTGCACTTTACGGATCACAGGGTGTAAACGGTGTTATTATCGTAACAACAAAAAGAGGAACTAAATCTGAAAAAATTTCTTTTAATTTAACCTCTGCAGTTGAAATAAGCCAAGTATTTAAGTTACCGAAGGTGCAAACCAGATATGGTAAAGGTGTACAAGATGAAAGCTACAGTGATGTAGATTACGGAGGTACAAACTATGTGCCATGGGAAAACACATCTTGGGGACCAGCTTATAACGGAATTTTAGGTGGACAAACGGTACCAACAGGTCTTCCACAACCAAACGGACAATACATTTATGGTCAATATGCCCCTGTAAAAGATCATTTCTCAAAATTCTTTCAAAATGGTGTTTCTTATCAAAATGGTTTAAGTATAAATGTTGGCGGATCAGATTCTTATGCATTTGTATCTATGAATAGATTGGATAATGGTTTTGTAGTAGCAGGTGATAAACTTAAGCAAAATAACTTCTTATTCAAAGGAGGAAAGAAATTTGATAAATTAAGAGTTGACGGACAGTTCAACTATATTGGTAGACTGGTAAACCAAACAAATGGTGGGTTATATGACGATCTTTTGCAAATGCCAACTACAAATGATATTAGAGCCTACAAAAATTCAGGTTTTACAGGTTATTTAACACCATATTCTGTAAATCCATATTGGAGTATAGAAAATGAAAGATTAAATTCAAGTCTAGAATATTTGAATGGTATTATCTCGTTGCAGTATGATATTAATAAAAACATTAATGTAACATATACCGGAAATCTTAGTCTATCAAAAACTGAGCAGGAAAATCACAATAATGGCTATAACAAAGTGATAACCTATGATGACCCAAATGTTTCGATTCCTACTGGTGTTGCTTCGTACTACTACAATAGAAATTATACCGATAGAAGATATTATGGCGATTTGTTGTTGAATTTTGATTATGATCTGAACGAAGACTTTAATCTAAAAGTAAATTTAGGTAATAATATTCAAGACAGAGCGTACAACGCTAGATCTGTTGGAGGGTCAGGATTAATCATTCCAGGCTGGTACAGTGTGAATAACATTAGTTCACTTGCGCTGCCTACAGACACTGCTGTAAAAGAAGATGGAGGCACTATGGATAATTATAACAGAAGAGTAAAAAGTTATGCATTTTTCGGAAATTTAGATTTAGCATTTAAAGATTATCTATATCTAAATGGTACTTACAGATACGAACAAAGCTCATTATTTTCCACAAACATCAATGGACAATTTAATAACAAAGCATACCCGTATTATTCTGCAGGTCTATCCTTTATCCCTACCAAAGCTTTTGATTTTGGAGGTGATGTATTGACTTACGTGAAAATTGCACCTAGTTATTCCAGAGTTGGTAATGCTAATTTAAATCCATATTCAGTAAATCCTACCGGGAATGTAGCTGCAGGATATCCTTTCAATGTTCCTTCTTATGTATTGAATACATCTGTGACAAATCCAAATGTAAAACCTGAATATTTCACAAGTATTGAATTAAATGCAATACTTGGTTTTTTCAATGACCGCATTACTTTGGAAGGTTCTGTTTATCAATCAAAAACTAAGGATTTAATTATTGCGTCAGCTCCTTCCAATACTAGTGGGCTGTCGTCTTATGTGGACAATATTGGAAATGCAAAAACAACTGGATTTGATATTGATTTGGGGCTTACACCTATTAAAACTCAAAATTTCACATGGAATTTACACGGTTATTTTTCTAAATCAGAAACTATCCTAGAATCCCTGAAGAGTGGTGCTTCTCAAGTTGCTTTACTTACTTATTCCTCGCCTTCTATAGGTGTAGCTGCTGTAGTAGGAGAGAATCTATACTCATTTGTAGGCTCAACATACCGTAAAGATCCTAATGGAAACATTATAGTAGGTGCAAATGGTGTCCCTCTCATCAATTCTGCTCTTTCTGTTTTAGGTAATGTAAATCCTGATTACACAATGGGACTAACTACCTCTTTCAAATATAAAGGACTATCCCTTTCTGCAGTAATGGATTATAGAAAAGGAGGACAATTTGTTTCATTTACCAAAGGTTTACTAGCGTTTACAGGTGGTCTTGAACAAACTGCAGATCAGGAAAGAGAAAATGGATATGTCGTGCCAAATTCAGTTCAACTTGTAGGTGGCAATTATGTAACTAATAGTACTGCGGCTTACTCTGCTGATTATTCAGGTGTTGTGACTTACTGGACAGGTAATAATTTCAGAAGAACAGGTGAAAATCTTATCGTAGACGCTACTTTCTTCAAAGTAAGAGAAATTGCGTTGAGCTATGATCTTCCAAAATCCGTTCTACAGTCTACATTTGTCAATGGTATTACTGTAAGTATGTATGCAAGAAATCCAATCGCAATCTATGCGAAAAGTAATAGAAACTTTGCTGATCCAGAATCATCTAATTACAGCGGGAATTTATCCGGAATTGCTGATACCTCGCAGTATCCAACTACAAGAACATTCGGATTTAAATTAAATGCAACCTTTTAA
- a CDS encoding SusD/RagB family nutrient-binding outer membrane lipoprotein, which yields MKNKIILMALSATLFGSISCNDFLDTNVDPDRVDANLLTPNYIFPGAVTGTHAIQARNLNAFAGVQMNSLAGNSYSFGTPFVDDYTPNITSGYNAAIWDTMFRNVTNFQTIIDFKDQNGEYTRYKAMSMIMKAYYVQILTDLYGDMPYTEAFKRELNLSPKYDKGEDIYKASIADLESAVQMITSGAGTSPASADIVFNGDMSKWTSFANAIKLRYLVRMSNVTGEMATYRDQKLSTLAGATYPATDVTTNPGYSSASDTKQNPFTNYWIVLSSGARPTAGNQGYNLYTASEHIALALNGNLRYIPQDGVGVATSDSRDVYQKFNGIKDGRRGRMFTLITPLGGVAADATVEGVRQGATPGQPGAEAGRTANTVSRFGLGLILGNNTSITSTAPAAIVAAASAKPGVLMSKAEIELLLAEAALRYPANISGSAQSHFEAGITASYNYLGASGSAAYITSVNSVPKLGWTGSTDNKIEAIMTQKWIALTGVNPEQSFFDYTRTGYPVTPLATIATGTVKPNRLIYPTSEYASNANNVPNVTAADVFTKNMFTPFWAR from the coding sequence ATGAAAAATAAAATAATATTAATGGCATTATCGGCTACCCTATTTGGTAGTATATCGTGTAATGATTTTTTAGACACCAACGTAGATCCAGATAGAGTAGATGCAAATTTGCTTACTCCTAACTATATCTTCCCTGGAGCTGTTACTGGAACTCATGCAATACAAGCTAGAAATTTGAATGCTTTTGCTGGCGTACAAATGAATAGTTTGGCAGGAAATTCTTATTCATTCGGTACTCCGTTTGTTGATGACTACACACCAAATATTACTTCTGGTTACAATGCAGCAATTTGGGATACAATGTTTAGAAATGTAACTAATTTCCAAACAATAATTGATTTCAAAGACCAAAATGGTGAATATACCAGATATAAAGCGATGTCAATGATCATGAAAGCTTATTATGTACAGATCCTTACCGATTTGTACGGTGATATGCCTTACACAGAAGCTTTCAAGAGAGAACTAAATCTTTCACCTAAATATGATAAAGGTGAGGATATCTACAAAGCTTCCATAGCAGATTTGGAAAGTGCAGTTCAAATGATCACTTCTGGTGCAGGAACAAGTCCGGCAAGTGCAGACATTGTATTTAATGGAGATATGTCAAAATGGACTTCTTTTGCGAATGCAATTAAACTCAGATATTTAGTAAGAATGTCTAACGTTACAGGTGAAATGGCTACCTACAGAGATCAAAAATTGAGTACTCTTGCAGGCGCAACGTATCCAGCTACTGATGTAACTACGAATCCTGGTTATTCATCGGCAAGTGATACTAAGCAAAATCCTTTTACAAATTATTGGATTGTTCTTAGTTCAGGAGCAAGACCAACCGCAGGTAATCAAGGATATAATTTATATACTGCTTCTGAACACATTGCTTTAGCTTTAAATGGAAATTTAAGATATATACCTCAAGATGGAGTTGGTGTTGCTACCAGTGATTCTAGAGATGTTTATCAAAAATTCAATGGAATTAAAGATGGAAGAAGAGGCAGAATGTTTACATTGATTACTCCTCTTGGCGGTGTTGCAGCAGACGCAACTGTAGAGGGAGTTAGACAAGGTGCGACTCCAGGACAGCCAGGTGCTGAAGCTGGTAGAACAGCAAATACTGTTTCTAGATTTGGTTTAGGATTAATTCTAGGTAATAATACTTCAATTACGTCAACCGCTCCTGCTGCTATTGTCGCAGCTGCATCGGCTAAACCTGGTGTTCTAATGTCAAAAGCAGAAATAGAACTACTTTTAGCAGAAGCTGCACTTAGATATCCTGCAAACATCTCAGGTTCCGCACAATCGCATTTTGAAGCGGGTATTACTGCTTCATACAATTATTTAGGCGCAAGTGGATCTGCTGCATATATCACAAGCGTAAATAGCGTTCCAAAATTAGGTTGGACTGGTTCTACAGATAATAAAATCGAAGCGATTATGACTCAAAAATGGATTGCACTTACGGGTGTAAATCCAGAACAGTCATTCTTTGATTATACAAGAACTGGATATCCTGTTACACCACTAGCGACTATTGCAACAGGTACAGTGAAGCCAAACAGACTGATCTATCCAACTTCAGAATACGCGTCAAATGCTAATAATGTTCCGAATGTTACTGCCGCAGACGTATTTACTAAAAACATGTTTACGCCTTTCTGGGCTAGATAA
- a CDS encoding ribonuclease HII: MKLKKSASMHYIEAGCDEVGRGCLSGPVVAAAVILDHNFNQNLVNDSKKLTSKTRLDLDSYIKEHVREYAIAELPPSFIDEHNILNSSIHAMHLALDQLTIRPELILVDGNRFHPYPFIPHQCIIKGDSKFLSIACASILAKNYRDQLMIELHEEFPEYGWNKNMGYATKQHREALNKYGPTIHHRKSFRLDYSEVRSPGEVEDFTSDLFP; the protein is encoded by the coding sequence ATGAAATTAAAAAAAAGTGCTTCGATGCATTATATTGAGGCGGGTTGTGACGAAGTTGGAAGAGGATGTCTGTCTGGACCAGTCGTAGCAGCAGCTGTTATTCTGGATCATAATTTTAACCAAAATTTAGTTAATGATTCTAAAAAATTAACATCTAAAACAAGATTAGATTTGGATTCTTATATCAAGGAGCATGTGAGGGAATATGCCATTGCAGAATTACCGCCCTCTTTTATTGATGAACATAATATATTAAATTCAAGTATTCATGCCATGCATCTTGCCCTGGACCAACTGACTATAAGACCTGAATTAATTCTGGTTGATGGCAATCGATTTCATCCCTATCCTTTTATTCCTCATCAGTGTATAATTAAAGGGGATTCTAAGTTTTTGTCAATTGCGTGTGCCTCCATTCTAGCGAAGAATTATCGTGATCAGCTCATGATTGAATTGCATGAAGAGTTTCCTGAGTATGGTTGGAATAAAAATATGGGTTACGCAACCAAGCAGCACCGGGAAGCTTTGAATAAATATGGTCCCACCATTCACCACCGAAAATCCTTTCGTTTAGATTATTCCGAAGTACGATCTCCGGGGGAAGTTGAAGACTTTACAAGTGACTTATTTCCATAA
- a CDS encoding AMP-binding protein, with the protein MKIDFSTQERPIANTEFEKQVLSFLRSWNDDSATVKVQTSGSTGTPKVFDIEKERMRHSAKMTCDILGLKESDTALLCLPVEYISGKMMVVRAAERKLNLIVKTPSVNPIKDLNQEITFCAMSPLQVENSLDKIHFIKNIIIGGAAVSESLKTKIFQQLKGPKTQSNIFETYGMSETLSHIALKQIYPLAEEYFTVLGNIKISLDERGCLQIDAPQLNPEILKTNDLVEIKNEKEFKFLGRIDHVINSGGLKIYPEQLEKLVKKEIPNEVVFLGIPDEILGQKLVLLVEGQENEQIIDRLKTLDYPSKNHHPKEIIFLETFPRIPNGKIDRQKLIESVYKG; encoded by the coding sequence ATGAAGATTGATTTTTCAACCCAAGAACGACCAATAGCAAATACGGAATTTGAAAAACAAGTTCTTTCTTTCTTACGCAGTTGGAATGATGATTCTGCAACGGTAAAAGTTCAAACTTCAGGCTCAACGGGAACTCCGAAGGTTTTCGACATTGAAAAAGAAAGAATGCGTCATTCCGCAAAAATGACGTGTGATATTTTAGGTTTGAAAGAAAGCGATACTGCCCTACTCTGTCTTCCCGTAGAATATATTTCCGGTAAAATGATGGTCGTTCGCGCTGCAGAAAGAAAATTGAACCTCATTGTAAAAACACCTTCGGTCAATCCGATAAAGGATTTAAACCAAGAAATTACGTTCTGCGCAATGTCACCACTTCAAGTTGAAAACTCACTGGATAAAATTCATTTCATTAAAAATATTATAATTGGCGGAGCGGCCGTTTCAGAATCACTGAAGACGAAAATCTTTCAACAACTTAAAGGACCAAAAACTCAATCAAATATTTTTGAAACGTACGGAATGTCGGAAACACTTTCGCACATCGCGCTAAAACAAATTTATCCGCTTGCAGAAGAGTATTTCACGGTTCTTGGTAATATTAAAATCAGTCTCGACGAAAGAGGTTGCCTGCAAATTGATGCACCCCAATTAAATCCGGAAATTCTTAAAACGAACGATTTAGTTGAAATTAAAAATGAGAAGGAATTTAAATTTCTGGGACGAATTGATCATGTCATTAATTCAGGTGGCTTAAAAATCTACCCCGAACAGTTAGAAAAATTGGTTAAAAAGGAAATTCCAAACGAAGTTGTTTTCCTCGGTATTCCTGATGAAATATTGGGTCAAAAATTGGTTCTTTTGGTAGAAGGTCAAGAGAATGAACAAATAATCGACCGATTAAAAACCCTTGATTATCCTTCAAAAAATCACCATCCCAAAGAAATTATTTTCCTGGAAACGTTTCCACGAATCCCAAATGGTAAAATAGACCGTCAGAAATTAATTGAAAGTGTTTATAAAGGGTAA
- a CDS encoding autotransporter outer membrane beta-barrel domain-containing protein, translated as MKLLKPLVLLVTAITINVNAQSSRPDKLYSSNGFGFSIPVGKTADYYGPKFSTTLGLNIGLGNGGLFLYPKLSLHAYQFNQLVADEGYTYKVQKGRSTTYLLNVALGYRKIVDKWAFYGFAGAGGGFILTPQASVNAATFEVNMKNKTNAMAIAEAGGGVEYNLGALNLFTEVSYMHGFRDIQNEKFNSVPISIGIKPNLSKLFKKR; from the coding sequence ATGAAATTACTAAAACCTCTTGTTTTATTAGTCACTGCAATTACTATCAATGTCAATGCGCAGAGCAGCCGACCAGACAAACTTTACAGTTCAAACGGATTCGGTTTCTCAATACCGGTGGGTAAAACCGCAGATTATTATGGTCCAAAATTTTCAACAACGTTGGGTTTAAATATAGGATTAGGAAATGGTGGCTTATTTTTATATCCAAAATTAAGTTTACATGCTTATCAATTTAACCAACTTGTCGCCGATGAAGGGTATACTTATAAGGTACAAAAAGGAAGATCTACCACTTATTTATTAAACGTAGCGTTAGGTTACCGTAAAATTGTAGATAAATGGGCCTTTTACGGATTTGCAGGCGCTGGTGGAGGCTTTATTTTAACTCCACAAGCAAGCGTGAACGCTGCAACTTTCGAGGTGAACATGAAAAATAAAACTAATGCTATGGCGATTGCAGAGGCAGGTGGCGGTGTCGAATACAATCTTGGCGCTCTTAATTTATTTACAGAAGTAAGTTATATGCACGGCTTCAGAGATATACAGAATGAGAAATTTAATTCCGTCCCAATTTCAATTGGTATAAAACCAAATTTAAGTAAGTTATTCAAAAAACGTTAA
- the argS gene encoding arginine--tRNA ligase yields the protein MNSKNIIENKILEIIHNLYQIQVDKVEVQQNKSEFEGDFTFVTFPLVKHLKKNPDQIAVELGDALVIQTDFVESYKVVKGFLNLTIRNSFFLDSFKTAKENFDLKESKDETVMIEYSSPNTNKPLHLGHIRNNLLGYSVAEILKEDGYNVIKTQIINDRGIHICKSMLAWKNSGTNDTPESTHLKGDKLVGNYYVAFDKTYKKEIADLISEGYDEDTAKKQAPSIQEAQKMLLDWEKGDETVRNLWTEMNSWVYAGFAETYKRLGVDFDQIQYESNTYLLGKDLIQKGLINGSLYRKEDGSVWCDLSEEGLDHKLLLRGDGTSVYMTQDLGTAVQRFEENNIQKLIYTVGNEQDYHFDVLIKILRKLGYTWAENLYHLSYGMVELPAGKMKSREGTVVDADDLMQEMYVTAKEKAQELGKLETLSEAEKEKSYETVGLGALKYFMLKVDPKKKMLFNPAESIDFSGNTGPFIQYTYARIQSLLTKAEYKEKSIEAYEMNSSEKELVMNLANFKEVISRAAETLSPALVANYIYEVVKSYNSFYQNNPILSQEDETTKNFRLELSNLTGKTIKKGLELLGIGTVNRM from the coding sequence ATGAACAGTAAGAATATTATAGAAAATAAAATCCTGGAAATTATCCATAACCTCTACCAGATCCAAGTGGATAAAGTAGAAGTTCAACAAAATAAATCCGAATTTGAAGGCGATTTTACGTTTGTCACATTCCCTCTCGTTAAGCATCTGAAAAAGAATCCCGACCAAATTGCCGTGGAACTTGGCGATGCTTTAGTTATTCAAACCGATTTTGTCGAAAGCTACAAGGTTGTAAAAGGTTTCCTTAACCTGACAATCCGCAACAGTTTTTTTCTCGACAGCTTTAAGACCGCAAAAGAAAATTTTGATCTCAAAGAATCCAAGGATGAGACGGTCATGATCGAGTATTCTTCCCCCAACACCAACAAGCCGCTGCACTTGGGTCACATTCGGAACAATCTTTTGGGATATTCCGTAGCCGAAATATTAAAAGAAGACGGTTACAACGTCATCAAAACCCAGATCATCAACGACCGTGGAATCCACATTTGCAAATCCATGCTCGCCTGGAAAAATTCCGGGACAAACGATACACCCGAATCCACGCATTTGAAAGGCGACAAACTCGTCGGGAATTATTATGTGGCGTTCGATAAAACCTATAAAAAGGAAATCGCTGACTTAATCTCTGAAGGCTACGATGAAGATACCGCGAAAAAACAGGCTCCAAGCATTCAGGAAGCGCAAAAAATGCTTTTAGACTGGGAAAAAGGAGACGAAACCGTTCGGAACCTTTGGACAGAAATGAATTCGTGGGTATACGCCGGCTTTGCCGAAACCTACAAAAGACTGGGCGTCGATTTCGATCAGATTCAATATGAAAGCAATACCTATCTTCTGGGCAAAGATCTCATTCAGAAAGGATTAATCAATGGCTCACTTTACCGGAAAGAAGACGGTTCCGTTTGGTGCGACCTTAGCGAAGAAGGATTAGATCACAAACTTCTACTTCGCGGCGACGGAACTTCGGTTTATATGACGCAGGATTTGGGCACAGCTGTGCAGCGTTTTGAGGAGAATAATATTCAGAAATTAATTTACACCGTTGGCAACGAACAGGATTATCATTTTGATGTTTTAATCAAAATCCTTCGAAAACTTGGCTACACTTGGGCTGAAAATCTTTATCACCTTTCCTACGGAATGGTCGAACTTCCGGCGGGAAAAATGAAATCCCGCGAAGGAACAGTTGTCGATGCCGACGACTTGATGCAGGAAATGTATGTCACGGCAAAAGAAAAAGCTCAGGAACTCGGTAAACTCGAAACCTTATCCGAAGCGGAGAAAGAAAAATCTTACGAAACTGTCGGCTTGGGCGCTTTAAAATATTTTATGCTGAAAGTAGATCCGAAAAAGAAAATGCTCTTTAATCCCGCAGAAAGCATCGATTTTTCCGGCAACACAGGCCCTTTTATCCAATATACTTACGCGAGAATTCAGTCTCTGCTCACCAAAGCCGAATACAAAGAAAAAAGTATCGAAGCCTACGAAATGAACTCCTCCGAAAAGGAATTGGTCATGAATCTCGCCAATTTCAAAGAGGTTATTTCCCGAGCGGCAGAAACCCTTTCTCCGGCCTTGGTTGCAAATTACATATACGAAGTGGTAAAATCATACAACTCTTTCTATCAGAACAATCCGATTCTAAGTCAGGAAGACGAAACTACAAAAAACTTCCGTTTAGAATTATCTAATTTAACGGGGAAGACCATTAAAAAAGGCCTTGAACTTTTAGGAATTGGAACGGTGAATCGAATGTAA
- a CDS encoding deoxyhypusine synthase family protein: MSKPITEFIEKYYLHFNSAALVDASKGYVAHLKDGGKMMITLAGAMSTAEIGKILAEMIRQDKVDIISCTGANLEEDLMNLVAHSHYERVPHYRDLTAKDEWDLLERGLNRVTDTCIPEEEAFRRLQKHIVEIWKDAEAKGERYFPHEYMYKMLLSGVLEQYYEIPKENSWMLAAAEKNLPIVVPGWEDSTMGNIFSSYCIKGELKPSTVKSGIEYMMYLADWYPKNSGGKGVGFFQVGGGIAGDFPICVVPMLYQDLEMTDVPFWSYFCQISDSTTSYGSYSGAVPNEKITWGKLDINTPKYIVESDATICAPLMFSYILENS, translated from the coding sequence ATGAGTAAACCGATTACCGAATTTATCGAAAAATATTACCTGCATTTTAATTCTGCAGCTTTAGTTGATGCCTCAAAAGGATATGTTGCCCACTTAAAAGATGGGGGAAAAATGATGATTACTTTGGCTGGAGCAATGTCTACCGCAGAGATTGGAAAAATTTTAGCAGAAATGATCCGTCAGGATAAAGTAGATATTATTTCTTGTACCGGAGCGAATTTAGAGGAAGATTTAATGAATTTGGTGGCGCATTCGCATTACGAAAGAGTGCCGCATTACCGAGATTTGACGGCGAAGGATGAGTGGGATTTATTGGAAAGAGGTCTGAATCGTGTTACCGATACCTGTATTCCGGAGGAAGAAGCGTTCCGACGTTTGCAGAAACACATCGTAGAAATCTGGAAAGACGCAGAAGCAAAAGGTGAACGTTATTTCCCGCACGAATATATGTATAAAATGCTTTTATCTGGCGTTTTGGAGCAGTATTATGAAATCCCGAAAGAGAATTCCTGGATGTTGGCTGCCGCAGAAAAAAACTTACCAATCGTTGTTCCGGGATGGGAAGATTCTACCATGGGAAATATTTTCTCCAGCTACTGTATTAAAGGAGAATTGAAACCTTCTACCGTAAAATCAGGGATTGAATACATGATGTATTTGGCAGACTGGTATCCAAAAAATTCAGGTGGAAAAGGCGTTGGTTTCTTCCAGGTTGGAGGTGGAATCGCTGGTGATTTCCCAATTTGTGTAGTTCCGATGTTGTATCAGGATTTAGAAATGACCGATGTTCCTTTCTGGTCCTATTTCTGTCAGATCTCTGATTCTACCACATCTTACGGTTCTTATTCCGGCGCGGTTCCGAACGAGAAAATCACGTGGGGAAAACTGGATATCAACACACCGAAATATATCGTTGAAAGTGATGCAACAATCTGTGCACCACTGATGTTCTCTTATATCTTAGAGAATTCTTAA